The sequence below is a genomic window from Ancylothrix sp. D3o.
TCCTTTATCGCCGGCGCCAAAACAAGCCGGTGGCTCCAAAGCATTTATTTCTGTCTCACCGGCACCCAGAGAAGCCAATGGGAAATCAGCCTTTACTGTCGCATCACCGGCACCAAAATAAGTCGGTGGAACATCAGCATTAATTCGGCGTTTCACCGGCGCCCAAAGAAACCAGTGGAAAATCCACATCTATTCCCTTATGATCGGCACCAAAACAAGCCGGTGGGACACCAGCATTAATAATCGTATTGTTACCACCAATAGTAGGTGAACTTTTATTGAGGGGTTGGTATCACTGGCCGCAAGAAAAGCCGCTGGAATATCACCATTAATTTTTGTATTACTGGCAGCCAAAGAAGCCGGTGGAGAATCACCATTAATTTTCGTATTACAGGCAGCCAAAGAAGCCGGGGGAGAATCAACATTAGATGAGATAAAATTAAGCTTATGACAGAACAACAACTTCAAGCAATCCTCCGCCAAACACGGCAAGGCTTAGAGCAAATCTATGGCCCTCGACTGGATAAAATTATTCTCTATGGTTCTCAAGCCAGAGGCGATGCCGAAGAAGACTCGGATATTGATGTTTTAATCGTCCTCAAAGAACCATTTAATTATTTTGAAGAAAGCCAGAGAATTTCCTACCTAATAGCGGATCTATGTTTAGAAAATACAGTATTAATTAGCTGTATGTTTGCCACTACTCAAAAATATCAAGAAGATGGGAGTGGTCTATTTCGCAATATTCGACGAGAAGGAGTGGTGATAGAACCTTAGATAAGCAAAAACTATTGGAAAAAAGATGAAACTGTACGGTTTCTTACTAAAATTTATCTTGCAGAAGTTATGGTACAAAATTGGTAACGGTTTCAATTAGGAACACAGAAAGCTTGCTGTGGGCATTTTGAATACTTGGCCCTTGATAGCTATTGTTCGATTAACTGTCTGTCTGGGGTGCCGGTGGAATCCGATATAATTAGCTTTGTTGGCTCTACATTTAAAGAAAATCATCCTAAACAGCAGAGGGAAAATATGACTAAAATCCATCAATCTGCGGTTCGCACGACGGACAAGCCTACACTGATACCTTCTTCTCAACTGTACGACAAATTTATTCAACAACTCATAGCTTTAACTCAACAAAAAGAAAATACACTAGATGTTGTGTTCACCCACTATTTAATGAAGATGAATTACCAACTGAAATTAGAGCAAATAGACAAGCTGAAAACTTGGTTGGATGGCTTTAGACATTTTACCCCCATTATCGTTGCTGAACTCAAAAAGC
It includes:
- a CDS encoding nucleotidyltransferase domain-containing protein → MTEQQLQAILRQTRQGLEQIYGPRLDKIILYGSQARGDAEEDSDIDVLIVLKEPFNYFEESQRISYLIADLCLENTVLISCMFATTQKYQEDGSGLFRNIRREGVVIEP